CCTAAACGTTCAAGCTCAAGACCGCGCAGGATAAACGGTCGTGGATACTGTTCATTCGTGATAGCCAGATAACAAAAACTCTTATCGTCTTTCTGGCGCACGTTGTAAAACGGTTGATGCGCGCGAATTTGGTTCGCCTCAAGCACCAGCGCTTCGAGCACCGTGGGAAGTTGCTCATATTCAATTCGCGCAATACGTGCGACAAGTTCCTCGGTACGGCGCGTATGCGCTTTGACAAAATAGGACTCCACCCGGCGTTTGAGCGATGTCGCCTTGCCGATGTAAAGCAATTCTCCCCTCTTGTCGTAATAAAAATACACTCCGGGCTCATCCGGGAGCTTTCCGTTCTTGATGGTAATCATCTCTGGAATCATGCGTGTTATACTGTGTGCATTATGACATCTTTCGCTCTTCTTTTTACACTTGCCGCCATCGGCGTCGCCGAAGCGCGCTACCTCCTCCACAAACGTCTCGCAGAGGAACATCCCGTCTGCCCGATCGGCGGTCAGTGCGAGCTGGTACTAAATAGCGAGTATAACAGAACATTTGGCGTACACAACGACCTTCTCGGCCTCGGATTTTATACGGGTCTGCTGGTCCTTACAGCGCTTGTCGTGCTCGGAGTGGGAGCTACCGCCCTCTGGAGCGTCATCGCTGCCATGATGGTTACCGGTGCCGCCATAACTTCCCTCTATTTCATCTACATTCAAGCACGCGTGGTTCGTGCGTGGTGTACATGGTGTCTTTTTTCCGCCCTCACCATCTTCCTTATGACCGCCATTTTGATAACCAAAGGTTTTATTCTTGTTCTATGAAAGACTCTTCCTACCATATTCTGCGCGTCGGAATTGCCATTACCTTCCTGTGGATCGGACTACTTATCTTTAAAGAGCCTGAAGCGTGGGGCGCGTTTTTGCAACCCTGGGCAGCGGGTATTCTTCCCATGCCTATTGAACAGGCCATGACCAGCACCGCCGTTTTAGATCTACTCATTGGCCTTGCTCTTCTACTGGATTTCTACGTCTGGCTCGCCGCTCTACTTGGCATGATCCATCTTGTGATTGTTCTCACTGTCTCCGGCATCAATCCTATCACCGTCCGCGACATCGGTTTGTTGACGGGGACCTTCGCCCTTCTTTATCCCGATTTGAAGACCTGGTGGGAAAAACGAGAACTTTGACGACGACACGACACTCGGTGTCGTCGTGGTTTATTCGTCGAAAGAACCTCCCGGAATATCGAATGTGAGTGCCATGCGGCCGACCCACTCTTCCATTTCCTTAAGGTACTCTAACGGGTCTGGAGCTCTTTCTTTTAGATACTGCTCGTCTAAAATAGGGACTCGCTCCAACTGTCCACGAAATGCATGATAACTAGACCAGGAATACACGTCCAGGAATGTTTTGGCTTTTGGCCATTCCTTAGAAACCCCCTCCCTCCATAATATTCCGCTTAAATCGAGGGGGTTTAAGTGAATATAATTTGTGAGATGGAACCA
The DNA window shown above is from Candidatus Uhrbacteria bacterium and carries:
- a CDS encoding DoxX family membrane protein codes for the protein MKDSSYHILRVGIAITFLWIGLLIFKEPEAWGAFLQPWAAGILPMPIEQAMTSTAVLDLLIGLALLLDFYVWLAALLGMIHLVIVLTVSGINPITVRDIGLLTGTFALLYPDLKTWWEKREL